ATCAGTCACTGACATAGATTCATTAAGAATGGTTGATGTTTTAAAGCAACACCGAAACAGCACTTTAACTCCAAAATCAAACTTGGTGGCCATTTATTTGCATATTGCAATactaatgtatatatattttattctatgGCATTCTAatgacatgttacatttaaaaagtaATGATGTACTTGTCTTTTTTGATCATTTGCAATGTATTTCAGTATGTGCTACATATTCATCTACATTTCTGTTTTAGGAAACATTGATAAACATGGCATCTCCAAGAAACTATTGTCTTACAAGATGCTTATCTTTGTGCTTTTTAATCATCCTAACGTCCTTTGCTGATGCTGCACCATTTCAATATTACCAAGTGCCACAACAAGATCAAGAGTACAGAATGAAGAGTTTACAAAGACTGCCAAGTCCAGatatgctgaaagcactggagtaCATTGAGAACCTCAGGAAACAAGCAAGTAGACCTGAAAGCCTCCCTGACTATAGCTCCTATCAAGGGGCACCATTCCTTTCAGAGCAGAAAGATGCACAGACCCTTTCACCAGACAGTGCCAAATCTCTCCCCACTGATAATGAGTCTGAGTGGATGAGAGCAATGTTGGAAGCCTTGATGCAAGCAGAAAAAGAGAGCAAGGCAACTCCACAAGAAAAAAGCAAATCATACAGCAACATACCACCTGAATTAATTGAAGATTATGACTCAAATAAATGGTTTGAGAAAAGACCCAAAACTGGTAAACTTCCTTCAAGACTATATGATGACTACTCTCGAGACAATCCATTGAAGCGCACAAATGAAATTGTGGAAGGCCAGTATACACCTCAAAGCCTAGCTACATTACAGTCTGTCTTCCAGGAACTGGGGAAATTAAAAGGCCAAGCCAACCATAAACGAGATAGGTTAGATGAAGACCAAAAGCTTTATAAGGATGATGAAGATGATATGTATAAAGCCAACAACATTGCTTATGAGGATGTAGCAGGAGGAGAAGACTGGAATCCGATTGAGGAGAAAGTTGAAAGTCAAACTCAGGAGGAGTTAAAAGAGAGTAAGGAAGAGGTAGAGAAAACAGACGAGATGGAGGAAGAGATGAAAAGATCTGGATTATTGGGTTTACAGGATGAGGAACCTGAGAAAGACAATAAAGAGCAAGAATCTGAAAACTTGTCAAAACTGATGAATTCATACTTAAGGATGTGGATGAACAAAATGGAAAAAGGTAAACAGAACACAGAAAAACGCTCCCTAAAATTCTCAGGAAAAGAACTTGACCCCGAAGCTATTTATCAGTTGATAGATATATCTAGAAACTTACAAATCCCCCCTGAGGATCTTATTGACATGCTGAGGGATGAAGATGGTAGGAAGTTTTCAGGGAGGTTGGAATCTGAAAAGGAAGCTGCAGTACCTGATGATCTGGATGAGGTTTCAGAAACTATGTCTGATAAAGTGGATGTGATTAAAACCAAGCAGTCATTTTTAAAACAGCCCTCATCTGCTGTGCTGCCTAATGGCCCTGAAGATCTTACAGTGGAGGATATGTTGAACCTAATGGGAGCTGATAAGTTGCCAAATCAGAAACATCCCTTCCTGAATCGATTTAACCAAAATAATGCGTTTCCAAGGCCCTACCTGATGACTAGTAAATCAAAAGGACACAAAACGTGGCCAAATGACTTAGAAAAGAGGCAAATTGAATATGAACCCAGGTCTGAAAAGGAGGAAGATTTGGCAGATTATGTAATTAAGATGCTATCTAAATATCCAGAGCTTCTGGGAAACAACCAAAATAAAAGGCTACCTGCCCTTTACCCACAGAGTGACATTCAGGAGCTTGAAAAGCAATATGAGAAGGCTTTAAGAGGATATCTGAACATGCGAGGTTACCAGGATTTAGAGACAGCACCCAATGGTAACCGACGGCTGTCCTTGACCAGGGAAAATGATGACACACAGAATAAGTATATAGATGAGGACATGCTCATGAAGGTCTTGGAGTATGTGAACCAAGAGAAAGCAGACAAAGCAAGAGATCACAGTGTTAAAAGGTCTATAGAAAATATGTAACTTTTTTGTGTCACCGAACgtcatcattttttttttctatttttgactTTCTGGCTTTGATTTAGGTAGACTGAGCTAAGGTTCATCTTCCACTAATGGGAATGATCTTCTGATGACCCAGCAGCaggataaaaaaaaacattattgctTTAAACTCATCTTGACATTTCGATTGATGTGTGTACCCATTGAACACTTTCATTATTTCTGGAATTTGAAGGAATATTACCTAAAATTGGAGATGTCACTTAAAATTCTATATGTCCTGAACATTTTAGTCTATGTGCATAATTTGGAAGTTTCTAGAACTCAGAATTTGCTTAGAAAATCCATTGAGACATTTTTATTTAGCGTTTTAGTCTCTTTTTATTTCCGCTGACATACTTTGAATGACAAACTGTATGAAATTTACTTTATTATAGCTTCTTATACTATAAAAGTAATGTTAATTAACAGGTTTTGTGGAAAAGAGAGCATGCATTCCTATGTTATGAGTTAAAGCATTGCAGTAATCTACTTAAAATAACATTATACAAAGTCAATATGTCTGTTTCCGCCCACGTACATTATTTCAGTCCACTAATTGGCGACATTTATTTCTACCAAAGTATATTTTCAAAAACATTCTCCATAATGACCCTATTATGTCACATTCCATTAGATAAAACAGAGCCTAATGAAGGTGAATACTAGTAACTGTATAGTTCCTGGTCAATAGAGATGCTTTTCCATACTGTAGATGAAGTTCAGTAAAACTGTAGAGAGGCCACAATTTACCTGTGCTCTACccaaagtgatatatatatatatatatatatatatatatataaaatggaggaAGAGCAACCTACTCAAAGTCATACCAAAGTATACAACAATGTCAAAAGACCTCATCATGTAAAAAGAAGGGAAATAACTCAAAGGTAACATATGTAACATATCTGTATAGAGGGCCCAGTAGCAGCCATTGGATTTGCCCTATAAATTgagcacaccttatacacagaACAACCTGTGGCTTTGGTTTTGCAGTCCTGAGAAATAATAGATTCACTCTTCTCATGCAAACATGAAATAATCTTACTTCTCTCAGACAAACCTGAAATACAGTAACCTTTCTCAGACAGACCTAGAACACCTGATAATTTTTGTTGGGGGAATAAAAAAGAATTGATCCACAGTAGACGTTGTATGGGAAAGGAATCagctcagtgtttttttttttttaaacaaaacaaaaaaaacttcacATAATCTACCAAACTCTTAGCAGAGAAAGTACAACAAAAGTGTATAAACAATAATGTTCACAAACAGTACATTTGAAAAAGAATGAAAAAGTGATGTGTGAAGGCTATGTGTACCACACAGAATTGTAACTGAGGGTACATTATCATATACAAACAACAGGAAGGTGTTCTTCGCTATACATTTATCCTTAGTGGAGCATCTTAAATATCATCCACTATGCTTAGACCTTTCCCATTTTCACTTCCTTCCAGGGCTGCTATGTCGTATCAGTGGAATGTCGTCAACCATAGCTAATAAGGCACACAGTAACACATCTGCTTCAAGAGATGATTggaatacagcacagtgtattcaaAGACTACACAATTCCTACTTCCACTGCCCAAACTCCTGGCATTTGCCAATTTTACGGCTACAGTCACGCAATTTATTTTTTTATCATTGAACTATTTTGTTACTGTTTGTTGTGTATTGTGTGGtactgtaaaaaacaaaacaaaacaaaaataaagcatTCTGTATAATGAAAGCATTTTTTGGGCAATCATCACGTTCATATTTGGGTAACGCCTATTTGCCACGGAGGTGAGATCTTTTTTATACACAGTTTTCATGGGTCTactacgatatcccggctgtcgggatcctggggcccagcatactggtgccgggatcTCGACCGCCGGAATGTCGGCAGTGGAGCGAGTGCAAAAGAgctctttattctccctccaggtgtgtcatggacaccccaagagggagaatagttgtcgggatcccggcgccggtatgtcgACTACGACTACCCGGATATTGAATGCTTTGCGTTTTCACAGCTGTTAGCCAAATCTAGGGAATAATTTTAATGATAGGAACAAAGATACAGATTAGGTTGAGTCCTAGCCAAATACTTTATTTACTCAATCTAGTAAACTGAAATAATTTAGTAAACCTTGCAGATACCCAACAACACCAAATATTTGGTTAAAGTGGCACAgagctaaaaaaaagaaaaaaaagaaaaatgtatatattttgatAAGGGAAGAGCAAATTATTTTCACTATTGTGGAACTTTCTTTATATAAGTTTAGTTAGAAGCTGAGAGCCATGGTAACAAGCAGTAAGCATAGTCACCAGGCATATATGcagatatatcaaaccttctagATATGACCAGGGGAGAAGTTGCCATAGCTTCTAGCTATCATATATAAGTACATTCAATAAAAGATAGGTTCTATATGGCCTGGGATTTGGTAAGCTCACACTGACATATGCACTCTTGCTCCCCCATATCCTGGCCTCCCATCTTCTAGGAAGCTCTTAGTggtctaattactaagccttgggtggagataaagtggacgaagataaagtaccagacactcAGCATCTAAcctccatgttacagactgtgtttggaaaatgacaggtgctggttgttggtactttatctccgtccactttctctccatccaaggcttagtaaatagaaccttaAGTGTTCATGTAGTGAATGAGTCATGACTCGCCTCATCTCTTGACAGAAACACTCCTGAGTTCTAAAGTAAATGCCATTTGAGCACTGCATTAGTCTGGAATTTATTCATCATTACTTGGTTGATGCTCATACCATATAAAACTATGGACAACAATTCCCAGCATCCCTCCCTGTGTAATTAGGAGTCATCTGTCTCTTAGTAGAAATATTAGTGTTAGTATACTTTTAGATTTTTCCCTTTTAGTATTTTAGTCCTGCCCTCACACATTGTACTTCAGTATAAGCTTCAGTATTGACAGCGGATTACATGCTGTGTTCTGTATCCTCCAGGCCTGGGACATAGACTGACGGAGGAGAGACACTGTCTGGACTACAATGTTGTAGAAGGAAATCCAAGTCTAAgagcaatggggctaattcagacctgatcgtagatgtgctaaatttagcacatctacgatcagtcacactgacatgcgggcagtagcggattttgccacgggcaagcaggacttttgcccggggcaccactgTCCTGAGGGCGCCACCGCCATTACGAGGGTGCCGCcgttgtggcaagatccgctactggtgccgctgctgtgcgcgatgacatcatcgcgcaccgcacggcattgtgggagcggccatagatgctagaggtcataacaggtcacgcagccgccgcgacccgcccccctaacggtctgggcacgcctgcgttgccccgactgtgccccctaaatggtggctaaaTGCCGccgccccaccccctcccacccagcgacctaaTTGAcacgcagaggcgatcgcagggctatgacagccgtcagctgtctgccatgcgctggcgcgcTGCGGTGCCAgcccatgtgcagtttagacctgatcgctgctgtgcgaaaatgcacagcaccgatcaggtctgaatcagccccaatgtgCAGTGGGCATGGGGCTCTATAGCTAGGAAGATATCATGGCTGTATTCATCAATATTGGGTATAACAATGTGTCAAATCAGCTGGGTATACTAGAGGGGCAATAGGCAGTACTTAATATGCTTTGTTTGCAGGGCATAACACACTAGGTACTACTAAGTATTAATATGGTAGGGTATAAAGTACAGTATTTGCCATGTTTAGTTTTATACACTTCTTTTTAATTAAGCATAACTCCACATAATAAATTAGACTTCCAAATTCATAAATGGTTATTCTTTTCTCTCAAATGGGCCATGAAAAGGGTATGATTAAACCACTTAATGCTTCAGGAACTAATCATTTTTCAATATTTTAGAGTGTTATAAACTTTAAGTACTTTCTCACCAGTGGTAAACCCAGAAGAAAAAGAGTGAGATTTCTGCGCTAATTATGACCCAGGTTTGCAATATGGCTGAATCAACATACGCCAATCTTATAGTTGGTCAAAAAGTTCTATTTCTAAATGGCTAAAATTCAGTACATAAAACATATATCTAAAATGCAGTCAATACAACTGTATTAATAATTAATCCAAAATGTCTGTTGTAACAATGAATATCCAATGCAAAtgccaaaaaaaccctaaaaaatatatatatataaaaatactaatgttaaaagtaaaaaataaaaataagagtaaAAAATGGAGTGTtagggtagacttaccattgttaacacgctttctgtgaagtacacagggttccacaattaaacatcagggtgtagagtggatctggatccagaggcaccaacaggtaaagctttagctgttcCAGGaggcataggggcctcctctataaccccgccttcaggcactgtaaagtcagttttgttaaccagtccaatgcaggaagcaggcaagagagaaggcagatgttagtcacataagaacacattaTCACGattggagaaggtaccagtggctgaatacgtagaacaccctgaatgaatgtatgtacatcaggtatagaggcaatcttgcACTGAAAGCACACCAACAAGgcggatatgtgaaccttgagggaggacagccGAAGACCTAAGTCTAAGCCTTGATGCAGAAAAGCTAAAATTCtagaagttctgaatctataggtGTCATGTTTctcatcagcacaccaggtgaagtcagAATGCCACACTCTGTAGTAAATccaggcagaggccggtttgcgggccttcagcatagtctgaataatGGCCTCAGAGAACCATTTggacctcaggagtgatgctttaagagccacaccgtcaaagccagtctggccaggtccaggtagagacaagggccctgctgGAGGAAGTCttgacgctgaggaagtagaaaggGACGCTCAACCAAGAGACCCTGCAGgttggagaaccagtgccatctgggccacgctggagcgatgagAATCAGTATTCCTCCTAATTGCTTCAACttccgaagtaccctgggcaggagtgacaccggagggaatatgtaaggcagctgaaagttccatggaactgccaatgCATCCATGaacactgcctgaggatccctggttcgtgatccgaagactggaaccttgtgattgtgtcgagatgccatgaggtccacgtccggcaaaccccatctgttcaccaggagttgaaagacttcgggatgaagaccccactttccGGAGtgaatgtcctggcgactgagaaagtccgcttcccagtttaggatgtctggaatgaacactgccgatatggctggttgaTGACGTTCTGCCCAACATAGGATCTTGGACACTTCCAACTTTGccctgcggcttcgagtgccaccttgatggtttatgtaagccgctgttgtggcattgtctgactatacttgaacaggcctgttccgtaccagaggcagagTGAgagtcagtgcattgaacactgctctcagttcgagaatATTGATCGGAAGAAGAGATTCTTCCCTGGTCCAACGACCCTAAAACAAGTGTtgatccaacaccgctccccaaccccgaagactggcatctgttgtcagtaggacccagtctggGAACCAGAAGGGACGGcgcctgctcagttgctggtcctggagccaccaggtcagtgacagacgaacctccggagtcaaagagatccgaTGACGTAAGCTGTCCCACTTGTAAAGGATCAACCGTTGTAGAGAGCAGGAATAAAATTGAGGATACTCTATCATGTCGAAGGACGACACCATCAGGCCGaggacttgcatcgccgaatgcatCGATACTCTGGGGTGACAAATGAAGTTtcctatcctgtcctgaagtttcaggaccttgtctggataCAGGAAGagtcattgactgtgtgtgtccagaagcgccctgaggtgcaccatgctctgagctgggaccagaaaagactttttccaatttatcagcCACCTGCTTGAAGGAAAGACACAGTCAGctggagatgactgaggagaactacCCCTGAACTTGCCAGGatcaggagatcgttcaggtatggtaggattctgattccctggcgatggaggtgcgccgtcataacggccatgaccttggtgatgaTCCGCAGAGCTGTAgctagtccaaacggcagagcctggaattggtagtgaaggtcaCCAATagaaaaccgcaggaactgctgatgcgagatgaaaataggaatatgcagatatgcatcctgtatatccagggataccatatagtctctgggttccatagccagaactattgagtgcagtgttttcatataaaacttggatactctcacaaacttgttcagagatttgaggtagaGTATAGGCCaataggacccattgggtttcaggaccagaaacagggtcgagtaataacctctgcccctCTGGAGCTGGGAAACTGGCACAACCACTCCAGTACTCAGGAGGGAGCTTACAACCGTTTGTTGCACCTTCAACAGGTCTGGCGGGAGCGCCATTGAGCATAACTGGTAAGGGGATGTCTCTCGAATGAGACAGCGTaaccgtgagagacaactttcagttcccaagcatctgaagtggtcgtgaGCTAGACctaggtgaactgtagaagtcggtcccccagggggaggcctgccccatcctgcagtaggcttgtcatgttttacagtaggctgacgggctgcccaggactctCGCCTTGGGCTTGGATGGTTTGTAAACGCGAGACTGTCTAGGGTATaatttgtcacgtctagcaaagtttgaggatccggcagctgagatttgcccgaggaggtagcaggctgtgaattaacaagatgagggggctggatatagtttctTCGCATggtacacggagcaatgaagaacgtaggcgggtttgagagtcaatggaaagtatttattatgtacagggctgaggtagagaaccgaggctggagcacgaagaagtgtggactgtgatttgaaagacgagactgtagatgatgaactgtggaactgtggatggtggttgaagacgtggttggagacaaggactgtggactgtggtttggaaaacgaggctgaagataataatctgcaggctgtggtcagtggtacaaaggtgtggctggtgaaggagatctgtggagtgtggcttgaaagacgaggcagaagacccggggccgactgtgcccaaagaatcttactggactgggttttccaggagcgcttccacaggcagtagcaggctagaaacggcagggctgcagcagcaacagagaaccgaccaagcaggatcaggaggaaccagaatacagcaggaatcctgggagcacaggctaaagcacctacaacagggttgtaacttaaagcactggcatccctgtcctaaaccagcctccttttatagggagagcttcccctggattggctggaagaaacaggaaacaggaactatgcttaaaacttggtctccaacatggcggtgcccattaatgcagacctttttgcaaagccacattgctcactgcacctggtctcctagcaattgctcagcaagagcgacccgcggtagcggcgtcccgccgccacgagcggacccccacaccgccgctactgctgcccacggatccggcgcagcaccccacctccgccgctgcccgcacatcgccaaggaagccagccccgcagccCCAGCATACCGGTTAGACTCAGGgcgctgacataattgacctttttgctttcccttgaggtcaaaaggTCCAAAGGGTTCCCTTCCAATAAGGGTTAGATGTGGGGAGAAACGCCATCTTAGCGGCTGCCAATTcagccacaattttatttaggtcttccccaaacaaaatttcTCAGTGAAAGGGAGGACTTCtaaggtcttcttggagtccaggtccactttccacgacctaaACTACAGAATTCGGCGTGCCAGGACAGACATAGTGGACATCTTGGACGCCAACACTCCCGCCTCAGAAGATGCTTCTTGGATATAATAAGAAGCGgtagtaatatgagacaggtattgtctggcattgtcagtgaTATCCTCAGGTAGTTCCTCCTCTGGCGCCTGAacccagctatagtgggtctatgaacagcTCCTGTAAggtagtaaatagatttcaggcatccctcaatgtgcttatctgtcggttccttaagtgaggggacagtggtgacaggaagagtggataacaccacgaggcgggtgacatgagagtccacctgcGGTGAAGTCTCCCATTTGGTACATAGCTCTGCAGCAAGAGGATAATGAGCCAAAGCCCTTTTTGGGACAAGAAATTTCTGCCCTGGGTTAGACCAGAGTTCtcgtctgatgtccactaaatgatcagaatggggtaaaacagttttaaccactttctgctTTTTAAACttgtagtggaatcctcctcatcagTGATTTGGAAAATATGCTTAATAGCATTTATCAGGGCAGGGACATCTACCATTAAAGGAGCATCCTCGTCTGCAACACAGGAGTCAATGTCAGAGAGTGAGACTTCAGAGAGGTTTGTAGATTGAGATGAGGAAGAAGCCGCTTAGATGAACCAGGGACATGTGTGTGACACGAGGCAgttttctgtctaaccagagactg
The Pseudophryne corroboree isolate aPseCor3 chromosome 4, aPseCor3.hap2, whole genome shotgun sequence DNA segment above includes these coding regions:
- the SCG2 gene encoding secretogranin-2; this encodes MASPRNYCLTRCLSLCFLIILTSFADAAPFQYYQVPQQDQEYRMKSLQRLPSPDMLKALEYIENLRKQASRPESLPDYSSYQGAPFLSEQKDAQTLSPDSAKSLPTDNESEWMRAMLEALMQAEKESKATPQEKSKSYSNIPPELIEDYDSNKWFEKRPKTGKLPSRLYDDYSRDNPLKRTNEIVEGQYTPQSLATLQSVFQELGKLKGQANHKRDRLDEDQKLYKDDEDDMYKANNIAYEDVAGGEDWNPIEEKVESQTQEELKESKEEVEKTDEMEEEMKRSGLLGLQDEEPEKDNKEQESENLSKLMNSYLRMWMNKMEKGKQNTEKRSLKFSGKELDPEAIYQLIDISRNLQIPPEDLIDMLRDEDGRKFSGRLESEKEAAVPDDLDEVSETMSDKVDVIKTKQSFLKQPSSAVLPNGPEDLTVEDMLNLMGADKLPNQKHPFLNRFNQNNAFPRPYLMTSKSKGHKTWPNDLEKRQIEYEPRSEKEEDLADYVIKMLSKYPELLGNNQNKRLPALYPQSDIQELEKQYEKALRGYLNMRGYQDLETAPNGNRRLSLTRENDDTQNKYIDEDMLMKVLEYVNQEKADKARDHSVKRSIENM